In one Chitinophaga sancti genomic region, the following are encoded:
- a CDS encoding ISL3 family transposase, whose translation MDDLTNNSLKELKSFAKGLLPDLTAVVNAISLTWSNRQVEGQINKLKTIKRQMYGRALIYCENA comes from the coding sequence TTGGATGATTTAACCAATAATAGTTTAAAAGAGCTTAAAAGTTTTGCGAAAGGATTATTACCAGACTTGACAGCAGTGGTTAATGCTATTTCTTTGACATGGAGTAATAGACAGGTTGAAGGACAAATCAATAAGCTTAAGACAATAAAACGCCAAATGTACGGGCGGGCTTTAATTTATTGCGAAAACGCTTAG
- a CDS encoding RagB/SusD family nutrient uptake outer membrane protein, translating to MANYIILNIIISKVFKMLRLLMFIALVMLWSSCSKLVEVDPPYTNINKDNVFNNDATASATLTHIYGIFSTYNQVTDVSVSTLYAYAGLLADELTLFNKSLSTYNTFYTNSLNADISTGVWSLNYSIIFAANSAIEGLSSNQLLTKSTQQQLLGEAKFVRAFCYFYLVNLYGKVPLVISTDPLVNQILGRQDVDKIYSQMIADLSDAEELLSEDFRSGNVSISTDQRVRPSKWAAKALLSRVYLYHKDYLLSEQLATEVINESSLFQLDSLDNVFLINSKESIWQLQNVFNTQGNTGEGNLFILPSGGPNSSKYPIYLSHHVVESFEEGDQRKTHWTDTVMDKSGNVYYYAKKYKSGAQTSPGQNSEYETVFRLGEQYLIRAEARVQLNRFEEGKSDLNTIRKRAGLSNFMNLTKDSLLEAILHERQVELFTEWGHRWFDLRRMGKINEVMQSVTSEKGGTWSENWAYWPLSKSELVADYNLVQNIGY from the coding sequence ATGGCTAATTATATCATACTAAACATAATAATTTCAAAAGTTTTTAAAATGCTACGTTTATTAATGTTTATAGCACTTGTAATGTTATGGTCTTCCTGCTCTAAACTTGTGGAGGTTGATCCGCCATATACAAATATTAATAAAGATAATGTGTTTAATAATGATGCTACTGCCTCAGCAACATTAACTCACATCTATGGTATTTTTAGCACATATAATCAAGTGACTGATGTTTCCGTCTCAACATTATATGCATATGCAGGATTATTAGCAGATGAATTAACTTTATTTAATAAATCTTTATCAACATATAACACCTTTTATACTAATTCTTTGAACGCTGATATAAGTACGGGGGTATGGAGCTTGAATTATTCTATTATTTTTGCTGCAAATTCAGCTATTGAAGGATTAAGCTCAAATCAATTATTAACGAAATCAACGCAACAACAATTATTAGGTGAGGCTAAGTTTGTACGCGCTTTTTGTTATTTTTATCTAGTTAATTTATATGGTAAAGTTCCTTTGGTTATTAGTACTGATCCTTTAGTTAATCAAATATTAGGCAGGCAAGATGTTGATAAAATATATTCTCAAATGATTGCAGATTTGTCTGATGCTGAAGAACTCCTGAGCGAAGATTTCAGATCAGGAAATGTAAGTATTTCTACCGATCAACGTGTCAGACCAAGTAAATGGGCTGCAAAGGCGTTACTTTCAAGAGTATATTTATATCATAAAGATTATTTGTTATCAGAACAATTAGCTACAGAAGTTATTAATGAATCATCATTATTTCAGTTAGATTCACTTGATAATGTTTTCTTGATAAATAGCAAGGAAAGTATATGGCAATTACAAAATGTATTTAATACACAAGGAAATACAGGTGAGGGTAATTTATTTATTCTGCCTTCAGGAGGTCCCAATAGTTCTAAATACCCAATTTATCTTAGCCATCATGTAGTGGAAAGTTTTGAAGAGGGTGATCAAAGAAAAACTCATTGGACCGATACAGTTATGGATAAAAGCGGCAATGTATATTATTATGCTAAAAAGTACAAGTCAGGAGCACAGACATCTCCAGGTCAAAATTCGGAGTATGAAACAGTATTTCGTTTGGGAGAGCAATATCTGATAAGAGCAGAGGCAAGAGTACAGTTAAATCGTTTTGAGGAAGGTAAATCTGATTTAAATACAATTCGAAAAAGAGCAGGTTTGAGCAATTTCATGAATTTGACAAAAGATAGTTTACTTGAAGCAATTTTGCATGAACGGCAGGTTGAATTATTTACTGAATGGGGCCACAGATGGTTTGACTTGAGGCGTATGGGTAAAATTAATGAAGTGATGCAATCTGTAACCTCTGAGAAAGGAGGAACATGGAGTGAAAATTGGGCATATTGGCCATTAAGTAAGTCTGAGTTAGTTGCAGATTATAATTTAGTTCAGAATATTGGTTACTAA